In the Pseudomonas orientalis genome, one interval contains:
- the gyrA gene encoding DNA gyrase subunit A, whose translation MGELAKEILPVNIEDELKQSYLDYAMSVIVGRALPDARDGLKPVHRRVLFAMSELGNDWNKPYKKSARVVGDVIGKYHPHGDTAVYDTIVRMAQPFSLRYLLVDGQGNFGSVDGDNAAAMRYTEVRMTKLAHELLADLHKETVDWVPNYDGTEMIPAVMPTKIPNLLVNGSSGIAVGMATNIPPHNLGEVIDGCLALIDNPELTVDELMQYIPGPDFPTAAIINGRAGIIEAYRTGRGRIYMRARSIIEDIDKVGGRQQIVITELPYQLNKARLIEKIAELVKEKKLEGITELRDESDKDGMRVVIELRRGEVPEVILNNLYAQTQLQSVFGINVVALIDGRPRILNLKDLLEAFVRHRREVVTRRTVFELRKARERGHILEGQAVALSNIDPVIALIKASPTPSEAKEALIKMPWESSAVVAMVERAGADSCRPETLDPQYGLRDGKYFLSPEQAQAILELRLHRLTGLEHEKLLAEYQEILNQIGELIRILSSAVRLMEVIREELEVIRAEYGDVRRTEILDARLDLTLGDMIPEEERVVTISHGGYAKTQPLAAYQAQRRGGKGKSATGVKDEDYIAHLLVANSHTTLLLFSSKGKVYWLKTYEIPEASRAARGRPLVNLLPLDSDEYITTMLPVEEYTEGHFIFMATAMGTVKKTPLESFSRQRSVGLIALELDEGDVLISAAITDGEREVMLFSDGGKVTRFKESDVRAMGRTARGVRGMRLPEGQKLISMLIPEEGSQILTASERGYGKRTAISEFPEYKRGGQGVIAMVSNDRNGRLVGAVQVLDGEEIMLISDQGTLVRTRVAEVSSLGRNTQGVTLIKLAKDEKLVGLERVQEPSEVEGEELEGEEFDGEVIAAGDDNVDEPTLDAAAGEEEPQE comes from the coding sequence ATGGGCGAACTGGCCAAAGAAATCCTCCCGGTCAATATCGAAGACGAGCTGAAACAGTCCTACCTCGACTACGCGATGAGCGTCATTGTCGGTCGGGCACTGCCTGATGCGCGCGACGGCTTGAAGCCCGTGCACCGGCGTGTGCTGTTCGCGATGAGCGAGCTGGGTAACGACTGGAACAAGCCGTACAAGAAATCTGCCCGTGTTGTCGGTGACGTGATCGGTAAGTATCACCCTCACGGCGACACTGCGGTGTACGACACCATCGTTCGGATGGCACAGCCGTTTTCCCTGCGCTACCTGCTGGTAGACGGCCAGGGCAACTTCGGTTCGGTCGACGGCGACAACGCTGCGGCCATGCGATACACCGAAGTGCGCATGACCAAGCTGGCGCACGAACTGCTGGCCGACCTGCATAAGGAAACCGTGGACTGGGTGCCGAACTACGACGGCACCGAAATGATCCCGGCCGTCATGCCCACCAAGATTCCCAACCTGCTGGTCAACGGTTCCAGCGGTATCGCCGTGGGCATGGCCACCAACATTCCGCCGCACAACCTCGGTGAAGTCATCGACGGTTGCCTGGCCCTCATCGACAATCCCGAGCTGACCGTCGATGAGCTGATGCAATACATCCCCGGCCCGGACTTCCCGACCGCTGCGATCATCAACGGTCGCGCCGGCATCATCGAAGCTTACCGCACCGGTCGCGGCCGTATTTACATGCGCGCCCGCTCGATCATCGAAGACATCGACAAGGTCGGTGGCCGTCAGCAGATCGTCATCACCGAACTTCCGTACCAGCTTAACAAGGCACGCCTGATCGAAAAGATCGCCGAGCTGGTTAAAGAGAAGAAGCTCGAAGGCATCACCGAATTGCGCGACGAGTCCGACAAAGACGGCATGCGCGTGGTGATCGAGCTGCGTCGTGGCGAAGTGCCCGAGGTGATCCTCAACAACCTCTACGCCCAGACCCAGCTGCAAAGCGTGTTTGGTATCAACGTGGTTGCACTGATCGATGGTCGCCCACGCATCCTGAACCTCAAGGATCTGCTCGAAGCCTTCGTGCGTCACCGCCGCGAAGTGGTCACCCGCCGTACCGTGTTCGAACTGCGCAAGGCCCGCGAGCGCGGCCATATCCTGGAAGGCCAGGCGGTTGCGCTGTCGAACATCGACCCGGTGATCGCCCTGATCAAGGCTTCGCCGACCCCGTCGGAAGCCAAGGAAGCGCTGATCAAGATGCCGTGGGAATCCAGCGCCGTCGTGGCGATGGTTGAACGTGCCGGCGCCGATTCCTGCCGCCCCGAGACCCTTGACCCGCAATACGGTCTGCGCGACGGCAAGTATTTCCTGTCGCCGGAACAGGCCCAGGCCATCCTGGAACTGCGCCTGCACCGCTTGACCGGTCTGGAGCACGAGAAGCTGCTGGCCGAGTACCAGGAGATCCTCAACCAGATCGGCGAGCTGATCCGCATCCTCAGCAGCGCCGTGCGCCTGATGGAAGTGATCCGCGAAGAACTTGAAGTGATCCGCGCCGAATACGGCGACGTACGCCGCACCGAAATCCTCGATGCACGCCTCGACCTGACCCTGGGTGACATGATCCCGGAAGAAGAACGCGTGGTGACCATCTCCCACGGTGGCTATGCCAAGACCCAGCCGCTGGCGGCGTACCAGGCTCAGCGTCGTGGCGGTAAAGGTAAATCGGCTACAGGCGTGAAGGATGAGGACTACATCGCTCACCTGCTGGTCGCCAACAGCCACACCACGCTGCTGCTGTTCTCCAGCAAAGGCAAGGTGTACTGGCTGAAAACCTACGAAATCCCGGAAGCCTCCCGTGCCGCCCGTGGTCGTCCGTTGGTCAACCTGCTGCCGCTGGACAGTGATGAATACATCACCACCATGTTGCCGGTCGAGGAGTACACCGAAGGTCATTTCATCTTCATGGCCACCGCCATGGGCACCGTGAAGAAGACCCCGCTGGAATCCTTCAGCCGTCAACGCAGCGTGGGCCTGATCGCCCTTGAGCTGGATGAAGGCGACGTACTGATCTCCGCCGCGATCACCGATGGCGAGCGTGAAGTCATGCTGTTCTCCGACGGCGGCAAGGTCACGCGCTTCAAGGAATCCGACGTTCGCGCCATGGGCCGTACCGCTCGCGGTGTGCGTGGCATGCGCCTGCCGGAAGGGCAGAAGCTGATCTCCATGCTGATCCCGGAAGAAGGCAGCCAGATCCTCACCGCTTCCGAGCGTGGCTACGGCAAGCGCACCGCCATCAGCGAGTTCCCGGAGTACAAGCGTGGCGGCCAGGGCGTGATCGCCATGGTCAGCAACGACCGCAACGGCCGCCTGGTCGGCGCGGTGCAGGTGCTCGACGGCGAGGAAATCATGCTGATTTCCGACCAGGGCACCCTGGTACGTACCCGCGTGGCAGAAGTGTCGAGCCTGGGCCGTAACACCCAGGGCGTGACCCTGATCAAGCTGGCCAAGGACGAGAAGCTGGTTGGTCTTGAGCGTGTGCAGGAGCCTTCGGAAGTTGAGGGCGAAGAGCTTGAAGGTGAGGAATTCGACGGCGAGGTGATCGCAGCCGGCGATGACAACGTCGACGAGCCAACCCTCGATGCTGCCGCAGGCGAAGAAGAACCGCAGGAATAA
- the serC gene encoding 3-phosphoserine/phosphohydroxythreonine transaminase, protein MSKRAYNFCAGPAALPEAVLQRAQAELLDWHGKGLSVMEMSHRSDEFVSIATKAEQDLRDLLDIPSNYKVLFLQGGASQQFAQIPLNLLPEGGTADYIDTGIWGQKAIEEAARYGHVNVAGTAKAYDYFAIPGQNEWKLSRDAAYVHYVANETIGGLQFDWVPHVGDVPLVCDMSSDILSRPIDVSRYGMIYAGAQKNIGPSGILVNIIREDLLGRARSLCPTMLNYKVAADNGSMYNTPPAFAWYLSGLVFEWLKEQGGVAAMGKLNEVKKRTLYDFIDASGLYSNPINLANRSWMNVPFRLADDRLDKPFLAGADERGLLNLKGHRSVGGMRASIYNAVDIHAINALVAYMAEFEKEHG, encoded by the coding sequence GTGAGCAAGAGAGCCTATAACTTCTGTGCCGGTCCCGCGGCGCTTCCTGAAGCAGTCCTGCAGCGCGCGCAGGCTGAACTCCTCGACTGGCATGGAAAAGGCCTCTCCGTGATGGAAATGAGCCATCGCAGCGATGAGTTCGTGTCCATCGCCACCAAGGCCGAGCAGGACCTGCGTGACTTGCTGGACATCCCCTCAAACTACAAAGTGCTGTTCCTGCAGGGCGGCGCGAGCCAGCAGTTCGCCCAAATCCCGTTGAACCTGCTGCCCGAAGGCGGCACGGCTGACTATATCGACACCGGAATCTGGGGTCAGAAGGCCATTGAAGAAGCCGCCCGCTACGGTCATGTCAACGTGGCAGGCACCGCCAAGGCTTATGATTACTTCGCCATCCCCGGTCAGAACGAATGGAAGTTGTCCAGGGATGCGGCCTACGTGCACTACGTCGCCAACGAAACCATCGGCGGCCTGCAATTCGACTGGGTGCCGCACGTGGGCGACGTCCCGCTGGTGTGCGACATGTCCTCGGATATCCTTTCGCGCCCGATCGATGTGTCCCGGTACGGCATGATCTACGCCGGCGCGCAGAAAAACATCGGCCCGAGCGGCATCCTGGTCAACATCATCCGCGAAGACCTGCTCGGTCGCGCGCGCTCGCTGTGCCCGACCATGCTCAACTACAAGGTCGCGGCCGATAACGGCTCGATGTACAACACCCCGCCGGCATTCGCCTGGTACCTGTCCGGGCTGGTGTTCGAATGGCTCAAGGAGCAGGGTGGCGTGGCTGCCATGGGCAAGCTCAACGAAGTGAAGAAGCGCACCCTGTACGACTTCATCGATGCCAGCGGCCTGTACAGCAACCCGATCAATCTCGCCAATCGCTCATGGATGAACGTGCCGTTCCGCCTGGCTGACGACCGCCTGGACAAGCCGTTCCTGGCCGGTGCCGACGAGCGCGGACTGCTGAACCTCAAGGGTCACCGCTCGGTCGGTGGCATGCGCGCCTCCATCTACAACGCTGTCGACATCCACGCGATCAACGCGCTGGTTGCCTACATGGCGGAGTTCGAAAAGGAACACGGCTAA
- the pheA gene encoding prephenate dehydratase, with protein MSEQELKALRVRIDSLDEKVLELISERARCAQEVARVKMASLAEGEVPVFYRPEREAQVLKRVMERNKGPLGNEEMARLFREIMSSCLALEQPLKVAYLGPEGTFTQAAAMKHFGHAVISKPMAAIDEVFREVAAGAVNFGVVPVENSTEGAVNHTLDSFLEHDMVICGEVELRIHHHLLVGENTKTDSISRIYSHAQSLAQCRKWLDAHYPNVERVAVSSNAEAAKRVKGEWNSAAIAGDMAAGLYGLTRLAEKIEDRPDNSTRFLMIGSQEVPPTGDDKTSIIVSMSNKPGALHELLVPFHDNGIDLTRIETRPSRSGKWTYVFFIDFIGHHRDPLVKGVLEKISQEAVALKVLGSYPKAVL; from the coding sequence ATGTCTGAACAAGAACTCAAGGCCCTGCGGGTACGCATCGACAGCCTGGACGAGAAGGTCCTCGAGCTGATCAGCGAGCGCGCACGCTGCGCCCAGGAAGTGGCCCGGGTGAAGATGGCATCTCTGGCCGAAGGCGAAGTGCCGGTGTTCTACCGGCCCGAGCGGGAAGCCCAGGTGCTCAAGCGCGTGATGGAGCGTAACAAGGGCCCGCTGGGCAACGAAGAGATGGCGCGGTTGTTCCGTGAGATCATGTCCTCGTGCCTGGCGCTGGAACAGCCGCTGAAAGTGGCGTACCTCGGCCCGGAAGGCACCTTCACCCAGGCGGCGGCCATGAAGCATTTTGGCCATGCCGTAATCAGCAAGCCTATGGCTGCGATCGACGAAGTGTTCCGCGAAGTGGCGGCCGGTGCAGTGAACTTTGGCGTGGTGCCGGTGGAAAACTCCACCGAAGGCGCGGTCAATCACACGCTGGACAGCTTCCTGGAACACGACATGGTGATCTGTGGTGAAGTCGAGTTGCGCATCCACCATCACCTGTTGGTGGGTGAAAACACCAAGACCGACAGCATCAGCCGTATCTATTCACATGCTCAGTCCCTGGCCCAGTGCCGCAAGTGGCTGGACGCGCACTACCCGAACGTCGAGCGCGTGGCGGTCTCCAGCAATGCCGAGGCGGCCAAGCGGGTCAAGGGTGAGTGGAACTCGGCGGCCATCGCCGGCGATATGGCGGCGGGCCTGTACGGGCTGACGCGCCTGGCCGAGAAAATCGAGGACCGCCCGGACAACTCCACGCGCTTCCTGATGATCGGCAGCCAGGAAGTACCGCCTACCGGCGACGACAAGACCTCGATCATCGTCTCCATGAGCAACAAGCCCGGCGCGCTGCATGAGCTGCTGGTGCCGTTCCACGACAACGGGATTGACCTGACGCGCATCGAGACGCGTCCTTCGCGCAGCGGTAAATGGACCTACGTGTTCTTTATCGACTTCATCGGGCATCACCGCGACCCACTGGTCAAAGGTGTGCTGGAGAAAATCAGCCAGGAGGCCGTGGCACTCAAGGTGCTGGGCTCTTACCCGAAAGCGGTTTTGTGA